The Geotrypetes seraphini chromosome 8, aGeoSer1.1, whole genome shotgun sequence genome includes a region encoding these proteins:
- the F2RL3 gene encoding proteinase-activated receptor 4, whose translation MDLSNSGQWSCTFLLLFVILGLSFGTEDYDDYSQESTEEQITTSKNTLCPRAIPGEMMAKGNTTFITIPASTRAHLSSAITMVLIPSLYTLVFVLGLPSNGLALWILATKIKKMTSTIFLINLALADLLLILILPFKISYYFLGNNWLFGEVACRILTAFFYGNMHCSVLLLMSISIDRYLAVVHPFFSRSFRNKTFAICMCSAVWFLTIISTVPLMAYQQAYPLYGSDITLCHDVLPRHEQSEFFFYYFVCLIVFGFLIPLVVIIFCYVSVLRALISNGEKYSYAIKLTALVLVIILALLTPSNLVLLIHYSEHCFNYNADLYVVYMVCLALSTFNNCIDPFVYYYVSEEFREKIKGKCLYHHKTTSTFLITSKETVPISVSHSQAVL comes from the coding sequence ATTATTCTCAAGAAAGCACAGAAGAGCAGATAACCACTTCGAAAAATACCCTTTGTCCTCGAGCAATACCTGGAGAGATGATGGCAAAAGGGAACACAACCTTTATCACCATCCCTGCATCCACACGTGCCCATCTGAGCAGTGCCATCACTATGGTACTCATCCCTTCCCTCTATACCTTGGTCTTTGTCTTAGGCTTACCTTCCAACGGACTGGCCCTTTGGATTTTGGCTACTAAAATTAAAAAGATGACCTCTACCATCTTCCTGATCAACCTTGCCCTAGCAGACTTGCTCCTTATTTTAATACTACCTTTCAAAATTTCATACTACTTCCTGGGTAATAACTGGTTGTTTGGAGAGGTGGCCTGCCGCATCCTTACTGCCTTCTTCTATGGAAACATGCACTGCTCTGTTCTTCTGTTGATGAGTATTAGCATTGACAGGTACCTGGCCGTTGTCCATCCCTTCTTCTCCAGATCATTCCGGAACAAAACATTTGCCATATGCATGTGCTCAGCCGTCTGGTTCCTTACAATCATATCTACTGTGCCATTGATGGCCTACCAGCAAGCCTATCCTCTCTATGGCTCCGACATCACCCTATGCCATGATGTTTTACCAAGGCATGAGCAATCCGAGTTCTTCTTCTATTACTTTGTGTGCCTGATCGTTTTCGGCTTCCTTATACCGCTGGTGGTCATTATTTTCTGCTATGTGTCTGTGCTTCGAGCTCTGATCAGCAACGGAGAGAAATACAGTTATGCCATTAAGCTCACAGCGCTGGTCCTGGTAATCATCCTTGCTCTTCTCACTCCCAGTAATCTTGTTCTTTTGATTCACTATTCAGAGCACTGTTTCAATTATAATGCAGACTTGTACGTGGTGTACATGGTCTGTCTGGCTCTGAGTACATTCAATAACTGCATTGATCCCTTTGTTTACTACTATGTGTCTGAAGAATTTAGAGAGAAAATCAAAGGAAAATGTCTTTACCACCATAAGACCACTAGCACATTTCTAATTACCTCAAAGGAGACAGTGCCCATCTCTGTCTCTCATTCTCAGGCTGTGCTATAA